In the genome of Candidatus Omnitrophota bacterium, the window TCCATAGACCTTAAGCCCGCCCTGGATCACAAAAAACTTGACGACCGCATACTCAGGGATCTCAAAAGCTTCGGCAAACAGCGGATGAAGACGATATTGAAAAATCTTCTTCCCAAAAAAATGATCCCGGTATGTCTTTCTCTCAACGGGATTTCTCCGGATAAAGAAGGAAACAGCGTTACCGCGGATGAGAGGAAAAAACTGCGCGTGTGGCTGAAGGATTTCCGGCTGGGCGTTTCCGGCTGCCGCGGCCTGGATGAGGCGATAATAACGAAGGGCGGGATTACCGTCAAAGAAATAGACCCTCAGACAATGGCCTCAAAACTTGTGAAAAATCTTTTTTTCGCCGGCGAGATAATAGACATGGACGCCGAAACGGGCGGCTACAACCTTCAGGCCGCTTTCTCTACGGGTTTTGTCGCCGGCCATGCCGCGGCGTTACCGTGATCCGTCACGGCAGGCAGGCGCCTTGGCGGGACGAATCGCTTCCGGCTTTGTCCCGCACTTGTCCGGACGGATGCCTGAAAATATAAAGCCCGCCGGAATTTTAAGAATTTAAAACCGCCCGCCGGGCGTGTGAAACCGGCACCTCAGGGACTTCCAGTTTTTTTGATTAAAAAGCAAAATAGGCGCGGAGGACCGGTCCGTGTCTCAGCAAGTTGAAACTATAGGTATAACCGAGTTTTGTCGGGTTATCGGCTCCGCCGCCGAAGGGGGTTAGTGAAGTGACAGCCCAGTTGTATCCGAGGCCGAGAGCAAAGTGATTTTTTACTTTGTACTGCAGGCCGAAACTAAAATCCATAGCCACATATCCCACAGTGTGTTTGCCGTTAACGGCTTTTCGTCCGCCGTCAGGATTCGCGGTCTCGGCAAAAGCCAGCGCTTCATCGCTCACCCTGGCGGAGCCGATCCCGAATAAACTCTGCATGGACATAAAAGCCCCCATACCGTTTGATTTTTCTTCCGACTCCGCCATAAGTTTATAGAATTCCGAGCGCTTGGCGGCATCCGGAAAGAGAAGAGGCGTCACAAGCGTGTCCATGCCGAAACTGAGAGCGTATATTTTCGCTTCAAAGTCCTTGTCATAGACAGGTTTGCCGAAAACCTGTTTGGTTTTGTTTGTATTGGTATACATCGTGTCTATCTGAATGGGCAGTCCGAAAGAAACATAACTCAAACCTATGTAATCAAACGGCGCTTTCCCTATCCAGTAAACCAGGCTGACATTGCTGTAACTGCTGTCAAAATCCACTGTCGCCGGCATTGAGGACACAGAGAGCCCTGTCCACACAGCCGAACCTCTTATTCCGCCGCTTTCCATCCTCAGCATAAGAGATTTGATGCCGAGATAACCGCTGTATTTGTTGATTTCGCCGACCAGATTATCGTCTATCTCCGCGGTGAAGCCGAGGTTGATGCCGGTTTTACTGTCCGTCAGGGCGCCTTCGTATGTCGTGAAAGATTCGGCGGCGAATTCATATTTCAGGAAATAATTCTGGTTGTATTCTTTGTAAGTGTCGTCTCTCATGAATTTGGGTATCAGATTGAACTTCGGATTCCAGTTATTTTTCGCGATATGGTTTAG includes:
- a CDS encoding aminoacetone oxidase family FAD-binding enzyme, translating into KKSPVKKLILKDGAVSGVETSQGEIYEADSVILATGGASYPSTGSTGDGYRMAEAAGHSLIQPRPALVPIETSGNTAKKLQGLSLKNVSVSVFSGGRKKAEEFGEMLFTHFGLSGPVILTLSRLFSESLTSGAETEVSIDLKPALDHKKLDDRILRDLKSFGKQRMKTILKNLLPKKMIPVCLSLNGISPDKEGNSVTADERKKLRVWLKDFRLGVSGCRGLDEAIITKGGITVKEIDPQTMASKLVKNLFFAGEIIDMDAETGGYNLQAAFSTGFVAGHAAALP